From one Felis catus isolate Fca126 chromosome E2, F.catus_Fca126_mat1.0, whole genome shotgun sequence genomic stretch:
- the PSMC4 gene encoding 26S proteasome regulatory subunit 6B, with protein sequence MEEIGILVEKAQDEIPALSVSRPQTGLSFLGPEPEDLEDLYSRYKKLQQELEFLEVQEEYIKDEQKNLKKEFLHAQEEVKRIQSIPLVIGQFLEAVDQNTAIVGSTTGSNYYVRILSTIDRELLKPNASVALHKHSNALVDVLPPEADSSIMMLTSDQKPDVMYADIGGMDIQKQEVREAVELPLTHFELYKQIGIDPPRGVLMYGPPGCGKTMLAKAVAHHTTAAFIRVVGSEFVQKYLGEGPRMVRDVFRLAKENAPAIIFIDEIDAIATKRFDAQTGADREVQRILLELLNQMDGFDQNVNVKVIMATNRADTLDPALLRPGRLDRKIEFPLPDRRQKRLIFSTITSKMNLSEEVDLEDYVARPDKISGADINSICQESGMLAVRENRYIVLAKDFEKAYKTVIKKDEQEHEFYK encoded by the exons GATGAGATCCCAGCACTGTCTGTGTCTCGGCCCCAGACTGGCCTTTCCTTCCTGGGGCCGGAGCCTGAGGACCTGGAGGACCTGTACAGCCGCTACAAG AAGCTGCAGCAAGAGTTGGAGTTCCTGGAGGTGCAGGAGGAATACATCAAGGATGAGCAGAAGAACCTGAAGAAGGAATTCCTCCATGCCCAGGAGGAGGTGAAGCGAATCCAAAGCATCCCACTGGTCATTGGGCAGTTTCTGGAGGCTGTGGATCAGAATACAGCCATTGTGGGCTCCACCACAG GCTCCAACTACTACGTGCGCATCCTGAGCACCATTGATCGGGAGCTGCTCAAGCCTAACGCCTCGGTGGCCCTGCACAAGCACAGCAATGCCCTGGTGGACGTGCTGCCTCCTGAGGCTGACAGCAGCATCATGATGCTCACCtcag ACCAGAAGCCAGATGTGATGTATGCAGACATCGGGGGCATGGACATCCAGAAGCAGGAGGTGCGGGAGGCTGTGGAGCTCCCACTTACACACTTCGAGCTGTATAAGCAG ATCGGCATCGACCCTCCCCGAGGCGTCCTCATGTATGGCCCACCTGGCTGCGGGAAGACCATGCTGGCGAAGGCTGTGGCTCATCACACGACAG CTGCGTTTATCCGGGTCGTGGGCTCCGAGTTTGTACAGAAATACCTGGGCGAGGGCCCCCGCATGGTCCGGGACGTGTTCCGCCTGGCCAAGGAGAACGCACCTGCCATCATCTTCATAGATGAGATTGACGCCATTGCCACCAAGAGATTTGATGCCCAGACGGGGG CTGACAGGGAGGTTCAGAGAATCCTGCTGGAGCTGCTGAATCAAATGGACGGATTTGACCAGAACGTTAACGTCAAG GTGATCATGGCCACGAACAGAGCAGACACTCTGGATCCTGCCCTGCTGCGGCCAGGACGCCTTGATCGTAAAATTGAATTTCCACTCCCTGACCGCCGCCAGAAGAGATTGATTTTCTCCACTATCACCAGCAAGATGAATCTCTCTGAGGAGGTTGACTTGGAAGACT ATGTGGCCCGACCAGATAAGATTTCAGGAGCCGATATCAACTCCATCTGTCAGGAG AGTGGAATGTTGGCTGTCCGTGAGAACCGCTACATTGTTCTGGCTAAGGACTTCGAGAAAGCATACAAGACAGTCATCAAGAAGGATGAACAGGAGCATGAGTTTTATAAGtga